A window from Heliangelus exortis chromosome 17, bHelExo1.hap1, whole genome shotgun sequence encodes these proteins:
- the IL20RB gene encoding interleukin-20 receptor subunit beta, with translation MWEKVTSVSKMSLKLLSFFLCTLTAPNLTGEDTWMPAPQNISMLSTNMKHFLTWNPVIIQGETVRYSVEFQGEYERDYGNESWIPTWECSLITATVCNLTEDISAPVPYNLRVRAHVGLSRSEWGTLKGFFNPLTTSLTPPLMKVIADGYHLLVELEDMGPAFQFCVLYWKKGQESRMQQKVVKEVRSVVHLDIMEPGADYCVKAQTHVEVINRSSSFSQTQCVRTQGGRSMGLVTILILAAGFAVAALTLPFLTWKTSKIFQYSCCPIAVIPDTLKISEPPSHLILCGSEEAEQCDLMVPVMPSEEVLQLWIQETL, from the exons ATGTGGGAAAAGGTGACAAGTGTGAGCAAAATGTCTCTGAAgctcctctccttcttcctctgcacCCTGACTGCACCCAATCTCACAG GTGAAGACACTTGGATGCCAGCCCCTCAGAATATCTCCATGCTTTCTACCAACATGAAACACTTCTTAACTTGGAATCCTGTGATCATCCAGGGAGAAACCGTGAGATACTCTGTTGAGTTTCAAGG ggAATATGAACGAGATTATGGCAATGAAAGCTGGATCCCCACCTGGGAATGTTCCCTCATCACAGCCACAGTGTGCAACCTCACCGAGGACATCTCAGCCCCTGTGCCCTACAACCTCCGTGTCAGGGCACACGTTGGGCTGAGCAGATCAGAGTGGGGCACCCTGAAAGGGTTCTTCAATCCTCTCACAA CCTCCCTGACCCCACCTTTGATGAAGGTGATAGCAGATGGGTATCACTTACTGGTGGAACTGGAAGACATGGGGCCAGCCTTTCAGTTCTGTGTTCTCTATTGGAAGAAGGGCCAGGAGAGTAGG ATGCAGCAGAAGGTGGTGAAAGAGGTCAGATCTGTGGTTCACCTGGACATCATGGAGCCAGGAGCTGATTATTGTGTGAAAGCTCAGACACACGTAGAGGTGAtcaacaggagcagcagcttcagccaGACACAGTGTGTGAGGACACAAG GTGGCAGATCCATGGGGCTGGTTACCATCCTCATCCTCGCTGCTGGCTTTGCTGTGGCTGCTTTGACCCTGCCTTTTCTCACCTGGAAAACAAGTAAAATCTTTCAGTATTCTTGCTGCCCCATTGCTGTCATTCCAGACACACTg aaaatatcAGAGCCCCCCAGCCACCTAATACTGTGTGGCAGTGAAGAAGCTGAGCAATGTGATCTGATGGTGCCTGTGATGCCCTCAGAAGAAGTTCTCCAGCTGTGGATTCAAGAAACACTTTAG